Proteins from one Cellulosilyticum lentocellum DSM 5427 genomic window:
- a CDS encoding M20 metallopeptidase family protein, whose amino-acid sequence MKKILESAKLLKDELVEIRRHIHAHPEVGSHLPETTAFVKQKLKEFGYTPKEICDSGIVATIGRKKSGKTFLLRADMDSLPIEEETSCSFKSTNGSMHACGHDMHATMLLGAAKLLREYEDEIEGTIKLVFQPDEEGFTGAKKMLKAGILENPKVDAAMALHVHSGTPTNMVIYGLDTSMAGCTRFRIIVNGTGCHGAMPELGVDPINIAAHIYLSLQEIISREIAATESAILTIGKFVGGEVGNVIPNQVIMEGTIRSFSKEMNAFIFKRMEDITVATAKLFRGEAKLEELASVPPLKNDNDLANEVGSYIKDIVGEKSVMSFQGHGMGSEDFSSYSYEVPSVYFMLGAGSQTEDPSYGMPMHHPQVVFNEDILTTGAAMHAYGAIMWLKHHQ is encoded by the coding sequence ATGAAAAAAATACTAGAAAGCGCAAAGCTATTAAAAGATGAATTAGTAGAAATAAGAAGACATATACATGCCCACCCAGAAGTTGGTTCACATTTACCTGAGACAACAGCTTTTGTTAAACAAAAACTAAAAGAGTTTGGTTATACACCAAAAGAGATTTGTGATAGTGGGATTGTTGCAACGATAGGTAGAAAAAAGTCAGGAAAGACCTTTCTTTTAAGAGCAGATATGGACTCTCTACCCATAGAAGAAGAAACTAGTTGTTCATTTAAATCAACTAATGGTAGTATGCATGCATGTGGACATGATATGCATGCCACTATGCTTTTAGGAGCAGCAAAGTTACTGAGAGAATATGAGGATGAGATAGAAGGAACCATTAAATTGGTTTTCCAACCTGATGAAGAAGGTTTCACAGGTGCTAAAAAAATGCTTAAAGCAGGTATACTAGAAAATCCTAAAGTAGATGCAGCTATGGCATTACATGTTCACTCAGGTACACCAACAAATATGGTTATATATGGATTAGATACAAGCATGGCTGGATGCACACGTTTTAGAATTATAGTTAATGGTACAGGATGCCATGGTGCAATGCCAGAATTAGGTGTAGACCCTATTAATATAGCAGCACATATTTATCTTTCTTTACAAGAAATTATCAGTAGAGAGATTGCTGCTACTGAATCTGCAATTTTAACGATTGGAAAATTTGTAGGTGGTGAAGTTGGAAATGTTATTCCAAATCAAGTTATAATGGAAGGTACTATTAGAAGTTTTTCTAAGGAGATGAATGCTTTTATTTTCAAACGCATGGAAGATATAACAGTGGCTACAGCTAAACTCTTTAGAGGAGAAGCTAAACTTGAAGAATTGGCTTCTGTACCACCTTTAAAAAATGATAATGACCTTGCCAATGAAGTAGGCTCTTATATAAAAGATATTGTGGGTGAAAAATCAGTTATGTCTTTTCAAGGGCATGGTATGGGTTCAGAAGATTTTTCTTCTTATTCTTATGAAGTACCAAGTGTATACTTTATGTTAGGAGCAGGTTCCCAAACAGAAGACCCTTCATATGGTATGCCAATGCATCATCCACAAGTTGTATTTAATGAAGATATTTTAACAACAGGTGCAGCAATGCATGCATATGGTGCAATAATGTGGTTAAAACATCATCAATAA